In Thiothrix unzii, the sequence CATGGTTTCTGCGTTGGCATCCAGTTTCGCTTGCCATTGCGCTAAATAACGCAACACGCTGGAATGCTTAATCGGCTTGGTCACGAGTTGCACCCGCCGCCCCAAACGCACGGTTTCCAGTGTTGCCACTTGCCGCCCCGTGCCGTAAATCACTACCCATGCTTGAGTGTGTTCGCGTACTGCTTGCATGACCGCCACCATACCCAAGGGATGCTCCGGTTTGTGGTAAGCCACATCCGCATCCAACACAATCAGATCAAACAGCGGGTTAGTTTCCAGCGTCAATAAGAGGCTATTGAAACTATCCACCATCACCGGCTCTAAGCCCCATTGGTGTAACTGCGCTTCATAATAAGGGTTGAGCAATGGCTTTGCCCCCCACACCAACACCGCAGGCACGCTTTGCAACACCGGTATCTGGCTCAATTTACTGATGGCGACGCTAATCGACACCCAAAAGTTAGAGCCGCCGCCAACCTGACTCACTAAACCGACATCGCCACCCATTAATTGCGCCAGTTGACGGCTAATCGCCAACCCTAAACCGGTTCCACCGTGCTGGCGCGTAACGGAACCATCCACTTGTGAAAACGCGGTAAACAGTTTGGCTTGTGCCTCTTCGGGGATGCCACACCCGGTATCCATCACCTCAAAACACAGCACCGCCTGCGCCCCGATTTCCACTGGCGCAGTTTGCACGCTGATTTTCAGCACCACATGCCCACGTGCAGTGAATTTAATCGCATTACTGAGCAAATTGAGCAAAATCTGGCGCAAGCGTAACGGGTCACTCACGATAGCGGCTGGCACATCGCGTTCAATCAGCAACGCCAACTCAATGCCTTTCGCGTGGGCATTTTCCACCAATAAATCCATCGCGCCTTCGATCATGGGCAAGAGTTCAAAAGAGGTGGCAGTGACGGACAATTTACCCGCTTCAATCTTGGAAAAATCGAGAATGTCATTGATGATGCGCAGCAACGATTCCGCGCTTTGCTGCACGGTATGCACCTGATCATGTTGCTCTTGGGTGAGTTTGCTATCGAGCAATAACTCAGTCATGCCAATCACCCCATTCATGGGAGTACGAATTTCGTGGCTCATATTGGCGAGGAATTCAGACTTTAACCGCGCCGATTCCAACGCCGCATCACGCGCTTGCGCCAATTCCTGCTGGGCGTGTAAGCGCAGGCTAATATCCCGAATAATCCCGGTAAATACCAAATTATCCCCAAAACGCGCTTCATTCACCGACAAATCAATCGGTATCAGGCTGCCGTCTTTGCGTTTGACGGTAAGCTGGCGCGGGCTGCCAATAATGTGTTGCTCACCGGTTTGTAAATAACGCTGGATGTAATGATCATGCTCGCGGTGATGATCGCCTTCCATCACCATGCTGATGTTTTTCCCCAGCAATTCTTCCGGGGTGTAACCCAAAATCGGTAATACCGACTGATTGGTTTCCACAATAATGCCCTTGGAGTTGATAACCACAATCGCATCTAACACCGAATCCACAATGGTACGGGTTTTGATTTGGCTGGCTTTGAGGTCTTCTGCTAAACGTTCGCGCTCTTCAATACCAAGCATCAGTTTATGATTGGCTAAACGCGCCGCTGCTTCCGACGCTTGCGTGGATTTCAACGAGCCGCGCAACCCGCGTAACGCCAGCATCAACACCGACAGCATCGCCAACCCCAAACCCAACAGCATCAAAAACGATTCCATCATGGCTTGTTTGGTGGCATTTTCAAAACCGCTCAACGGGCGGCTAACTTCCAATACCCCGCGCACATCGCCTACTTTCCAGTCGTTTTTCGGGGTATTCGGGTAACTGTTATGGCAACCGACACAACTTTCACTCAAACGATCTGCCCGCGCGTAACGCAAACGCTGCTCACCTTGCTCGCCTTCAAAACGCCACACTGCCTGCTCTGGGTTTTTACGCAATTCTTTTAATGCCCAGTGCTCAAAATCATCCCGCGCTCCGCCGTCTTTGCGCCAAGGGAAGGGTTTATCACTGTAAAAGCGCACTTGGTATTCGCTGGGATTACCCTCTGAAAGAAACTTAGCGAAATCCAGCATCATCGTCGCCGGTAATGGCAGGGCATTTTTGCGATGCAGGTAATCGTGGGTAATCTCCAAACCACTTTCTTTGGCACGCGGCACAAAATGTTCAGAATAAAACGTGCGGAAACGCGACACCGAACCCGCGAATTGGCTGGCTTCGTACACTGCAATTTCTTGATTGATTGAATGATTTTTCTGGTAGCTGTACCAAAACACCATGCCTGAACCAATCAACAGCAGAAAAGAGAGGATGTATACAACGTAACGACTAATAAAGCCGTCACCCCGTAGAGGAGCTTGTGTTTGAGTTGTCATCGTCTTGTTTTATTAATTTTATCTATCGCTCCATCTTAACAAGAATCCTGCATTTATCCAGCAAAATCGACACCTTTCAAGATCATGGCGGGGTAATAGCGGTAGCAACTGATGACCGCTATAATGCGTCAAATTTTTAGCTTGCTACACAAGGATTGCTACAATGAGTTTGATTGCACCATTTCGCGGGTTACGCCCCGCTGCGGGTCGTGGCGCGGAGGTACTTGCACCGCCTTATGACGTGTTAAACACTGCCGAAGCGCGGGAACGTGCAGCGGGTAAACCTTGGAGTTTCCTGCACATTTCCAAACCTGAAATTGACTTACCTGCTGACACTGACCCGTACAGCCCCACGGTTTACGCCAAAGCAGCAGAAAACCTGCAAAAAACCATTGAAGCGGGTTTGTTAATCCGTGATGACGCGCCGTGTTATTACGCTTACCGCCTGATTATGGGCGAACACCAACAAACCGGCTTGGTGGCTGGCGCGTCAGTAGCCGATTACGACACTAACCGGATTCGCAAACACGAATTCACCCGCCCGGTAAAAGAAGACGACCGCGTTAATCAAATTGATGCCGTCAATGCGCAAACCGGCCCGGTATTGCTGGCTTACCCCGACGCGCCTGAAGTCGATCAAATCCTTGCTGCCGCGATGCAAACCGCGCCCGCGTTGGATGTCACGGCTGATGATGGCATTCAACACACCTTGTGGGTAATTGATGATGCGCAAGCGTTGGCGCAGTTAACGAATGCGTTTAATGCGATGCACGCGCTGTACATTGCTGATGGGCATCACCGTTCTGCCGCTGCGTCACGCATTGCTAAAATGCGGGATAATCAACAGGGTTCGGCTTACTTTTTATCGGTGATTTTCCCGGCGCACCAGATGAAAATTTTCGATTACAACCGCGTGATCAAAGATTTACACGATTTGGAGCCTTCCCAATTCCTCGCGGCTGTTGAGCAAAACTTCCAACTGGAACCGTCTGCCACGCCAGTTAAACCTGCACAACCTGGGGAGTTCGGCATGTACATGGACGGGCAATGGTTCAAACTGACCCTGAATGCCGACCTCATGCCCAATGATGACCCGGTAGCGCGTCTGGATGTCAGCCGTTTAGCGCGTTATTTAATCGAACCGGTGCTGGGCATTAGCGACCCGCGTCGTGACGATCGCATTGATTTCGTCGGCGGCATTCGTGGCTTGGCGGGTTTGGAAAAGCGCGTGGATAGTGGTGAAATGGCTGTGGCGTTTTCATTATTTGCCACCAGTATGCAAGACCTGATGGCGGTTGCGGATAATAACGATGTGATGCCCCCGAAATCCACTTGGTTTGAACCCAAGTTGGCTGACGGCGTGGTGTCTTACGTACTGGATTAAGACTACAACCCATGAAAAAGTTAGAAAATCACTTTGAACATTTCCTATTTACCAGCCGTTGGTTAGTGGCTCCGGTTTACTTGGCCTTGGTCATTTCCTTAGTGGTATTGATGATCAAAGCGGGCAAACAACTGTGGGAACTGGTCATCAACATCTGGGTAGCGGACGGTAACACCATTATTACCGGGGTACTGTCTATCGTCGATGTTTCGTTGATTATGAACCTATTGATCATCATTATTTTCAGCGGTTATGAAAATTTCGTCTCGAAAATGGAAGAGCTACACGAACATACCGACCGCCCGGACTGGATGGGACACATTGGCTTCACCGATCTCAAACTGAAACTGATTGGTTCCATCGTTGCCATTTCCGGGGTGGAATTACTCAAAACCTTCATGTCTATTAGTGCTAATAACATCAACACCGAACAACTCGCGTGGATGGTGGGAATTCACCTCACCTTCGTATTATCCGGCGTGCTTTACGCGCTGACGGATCGACTGACGAATAAACACTAAAGCCAACAAGACGACCCCGGCCCAAG encodes:
- a CDS encoding DUF1015 domain-containing protein, whose translation is MSLIAPFRGLRPAAGRGAEVLAPPYDVLNTAEARERAAGKPWSFLHISKPEIDLPADTDPYSPTVYAKAAENLQKTIEAGLLIRDDAPCYYAYRLIMGEHQQTGLVAGASVADYDTNRIRKHEFTRPVKEDDRVNQIDAVNAQTGPVLLAYPDAPEVDQILAAAMQTAPALDVTADDGIQHTLWVIDDAQALAQLTNAFNAMHALYIADGHHRSAAASRIAKMRDNQQGSAYFLSVIFPAHQMKIFDYNRVIKDLHDLEPSQFLAAVEQNFQLEPSATPVKPAQPGEFGMYMDGQWFKLTLNADLMPNDDPVARLDVSRLARYLIEPVLGISDPRRDDRIDFVGGIRGLAGLEKRVDSGEMAVAFSLFATSMQDLMAVADNNDVMPPKSTWFEPKLADGVVSYVLD
- a CDS encoding PAS domain S-box protein; this encodes MTTQTQAPLRGDGFISRYVVYILSFLLLIGSGMVFWYSYQKNHSINQEIAVYEASQFAGSVSRFRTFYSEHFVPRAKESGLEITHDYLHRKNALPLPATMMLDFAKFLSEGNPSEYQVRFYSDKPFPWRKDGGARDDFEHWALKELRKNPEQAVWRFEGEQGEQRLRYARADRLSESCVGCHNSYPNTPKNDWKVGDVRGVLEVSRPLSGFENATKQAMMESFLMLLGLGLAMLSVLMLALRGLRGSLKSTQASEAAARLANHKLMLGIEERERLAEDLKASQIKTRTIVDSVLDAIVVINSKGIIVETNQSVLPILGYTPEELLGKNISMVMEGDHHREHDHYIQRYLQTGEQHIIGSPRQLTVKRKDGSLIPIDLSVNEARFGDNLVFTGIIRDISLRLHAQQELAQARDAALESARLKSEFLANMSHEIRTPMNGVIGMTELLLDSKLTQEQHDQVHTVQQSAESLLRIINDILDFSKIEAGKLSVTATSFELLPMIEGAMDLLVENAHAKGIELALLIERDVPAAIVSDPLRLRQILLNLLSNAIKFTARGHVVLKISVQTAPVEIGAQAVLCFEVMDTGCGIPEEAQAKLFTAFSQVDGSVTRQHGGTGLGLAISRQLAQLMGGDVGLVSQVGGGSNFWVSISVAISKLSQIPVLQSVPAVLVWGAKPLLNPYYEAQLHQWGLEPVMVDSFNSLLLTLETNPLFDLIVLDADVAYHKPEHPLGMVAVMQAVREHTQAWVVIYGTGRQVATLETVRLGRRVQLVTKPIKHSSVLRYLAQWQAKLDANAETMSNDVDANLVATLPTAEVVPIRILLTEDHLVNQKVALAMLKKLGYTHVDCAINGEEALQAVQRQRYAVVLMDCQMPGMDGYEATRQIRKLEDACYQELPIVALTAHTMKGDDQKCYEAGMNDYLSKPVRLEELQQKLEKWLKVQHKQAA
- a CDS encoding TIGR00645 family protein, which codes for MKKLENHFEHFLFTSRWLVAPVYLALVISLVVLMIKAGKQLWELVINIWVADGNTIITGVLSIVDVSLIMNLLIIIIFSGYENFVSKMEELHEHTDRPDWMGHIGFTDLKLKLIGSIVAISGVELLKTFMSISANNINTEQLAWMVGIHLTFVLSGVLYALTDRLTNKH